One window of Mangrovibacterium diazotrophicum genomic DNA carries:
- a CDS encoding sigma-54-dependent transcriptional regulator, with protein MSKILVIDDERSIRNTLKDILEYEKYQVDLAEEGTAGLEMIKKSEYDIILCDIKMPGMDGIEVLEKISESGIDTPVVMISGHGNIDTAVESIKKGAFDFIEKPLDLNRLLITIRNAMDKSNLITETKVLKKKVSKKYEIVGESEAIRKITDMADRVAPTEARVLITGSNGTGKELIARRLHEKSNRAAQPFVEVNCAAIPSELIESELFGHEKGAFTSALKQRKGKFEQADGGTLFLDEIGDMSLSAQAKVLRALQENIVTRVGGDKPTKVDVRVIAATNKNLSDEIEKGNFREDLYHRLSVILIKVPALNERPDDIPLLANHFIEQICGEYGMPQKTITEDAIEKLQEMRWTGNIREFRNVIERLIILCDKTISGADVDAFAAPLK; from the coding sequence ATGTCAAAAATACTCGTAATCGACGACGAACGCAGCATTCGTAATACTTTAAAGGACATCCTTGAATATGAAAAATACCAGGTAGATCTCGCTGAAGAAGGAACTGCGGGACTGGAAATGATCAAAAAGAGTGAGTACGACATCATCTTGTGCGACATCAAAATGCCGGGAATGGACGGTATTGAAGTGTTGGAAAAAATTTCAGAATCTGGAATTGATACACCTGTTGTGATGATTTCCGGACACGGAAACATTGACACGGCAGTGGAGTCGATCAAGAAAGGTGCTTTCGACTTCATTGAAAAACCACTGGATTTAAATCGCTTACTCATTACCATTCGTAATGCCATGGATAAATCAAACCTGATTACCGAGACGAAGGTGCTGAAAAAGAAAGTTAGCAAGAAATATGAGATTGTGGGTGAATCCGAAGCTATTCGAAAAATTACCGACATGGCCGACCGTGTTGCCCCAACGGAAGCACGCGTGTTAATTACAGGCTCAAACGGCACAGGCAAAGAACTCATTGCCCGCCGCTTACACGAGAAAAGTAACCGTGCGGCCCAGCCGTTCGTCGAAGTTAACTGCGCGGCCATTCCGTCTGAGTTAATTGAAAGTGAATTGTTCGGGCACGAGAAAGGCGCATTCACCTCTGCCTTAAAACAACGAAAAGGAAAATTTGAGCAAGCCGATGGCGGAACGCTGTTTCTTGATGAAATAGGCGATATGAGCCTCTCTGCCCAAGCAAAAGTTTTGCGAGCACTTCAGGAAAACATTGTTACCCGAGTTGGAGGCGACAAACCGACCAAAGTGGATGTACGCGTTATCGCGGCTACCAATAAAAACCTGAGCGATGAAATTGAAAAAGGGAATTTCAGAGAAGACTTATACCATCGTTTGAGCGTGATCTTGATAAAAGTACCTGCACTAAATGAACGTCCAGACGACATTCCGCTGTTAGCCAATCACTTTATTGAGCAAATTTGCGGTGAATACGGCATGCCGCAAAAAACGATTACCGAAGATGCGATTGAAAAGCTACAAGAGATGCGGTGGACCGGTAATATCCGCGAATTCAGAAACGTCATTGAACGACTGATTATTCTTTGCGACAAAACAATTTCCGGAGCCGACGTTGATGCATTTGCCGCACCTTTAAAATAA
- a CDS encoding Ppx/GppA phosphatase family protein, producing MKLAVIDLGTNTCNLVIAEIDGQNYQILHQGKVGVKLGKGGINKKMLTAEAFERAVSALKKHQETIARFDAHKTITIATSAVRDADNKAEFTQALFDATGLELSVISGEEEARLIFDGVTLALDQIPANSLIMDIGGGSNEFIQTESNRVFWKESFPLGMARVVDGFKISDPILPSEIIAIESWFASGLANLWNQFNGKRATQLIGCSGAFDTLADLIDDTAPGTKARITQDISLNEFNLIADMIIRSTKSEREKLKAMEPLRVEMIVPAFILIRLVLRKLNISKITQTDFALREGVLKEWINR from the coding sequence ATGAAGCTCGCAGTCATCGACCTCGGAACAAATACCTGCAATTTAGTTATCGCTGAAATAGACGGACAGAACTATCAAATCCTCCACCAGGGAAAAGTAGGAGTAAAACTGGGCAAAGGTGGAATTAACAAGAAAATGCTCACCGCCGAAGCGTTTGAGCGTGCTGTCTCTGCATTGAAAAAGCATCAGGAAACGATTGCCCGATTTGATGCACACAAAACGATCACCATCGCAACTTCTGCTGTGCGGGATGCCGATAACAAAGCTGAATTCACGCAAGCACTATTTGATGCAACAGGCTTGGAGCTTTCCGTTATCTCCGGAGAGGAAGAAGCGCGCTTGATTTTCGATGGCGTGACGCTGGCTTTGGACCAAATACCGGCCAACAGCCTGATTATGGATATCGGGGGTGGCAGTAATGAGTTTATTCAAACTGAATCTAACAGAGTATTCTGGAAAGAAAGTTTCCCACTGGGGATGGCCCGAGTTGTGGATGGATTTAAGATTTCGGATCCTATTCTACCATCTGAAATCATCGCTATTGAAAGCTGGTTCGCATCCGGTCTAGCAAATCTTTGGAATCAGTTTAACGGAAAACGGGCGACTCAACTCATCGGCTGCTCCGGCGCTTTCGACACGCTTGCCGACCTGATAGATGATACCGCCCCAGGAACAAAAGCCCGGATTACCCAGGATATCAGTCTAAATGAATTCAATTTAATCGCCGATATGATTATTCGTTCAACCAAATCAGAGCGAGAGAAACTTAAAGCAATGGAACCTTTGCGCGTCGAAATGATCGTACCTGCTTTCATCCTCATTCGCTTAGTTTTGCGAAAACTGAATATTTCAAAAATCACACAGACCGACTTCGCTCTTCGTGAAGGCGTTTTGAAGGAATGGATTAATCGTTAA